In the genome of Streptomyces pactum, one region contains:
- a CDS encoding VIT1/CCC1 transporter family protein, producing MSVIDSTAALHVAHRDNHTHRDVNGGWLRPAVFGAMDGLVSNLALMTGVAGGAVDRQTIVITGLAGLAAGAFSMAAGEYTSVASQRELVEAELEVERRELRRHPKDELLELAALYESRGVEPRLAREVAEQLSRDPEQALEIHAREELGVDPDDLPSPTVAAISSFGSFALGALLPVLPYLLGATALWPAVILALIGLFACGAVVARVTARSWWYSGLRQLALGGAAAGVTYALGALFGTAVG from the coding sequence ATGTCCGTCATCGACTCCACCGCGGCCCTGCACGTGGCCCACCGCGACAACCACACCCACCGCGACGTGAATGGCGGCTGGCTGCGGCCGGCAGTGTTCGGCGCGATGGACGGACTCGTCTCCAACCTGGCCCTGATGACCGGCGTCGCGGGCGGCGCGGTGGACCGGCAGACCATCGTCATCACCGGCCTGGCCGGACTGGCCGCCGGAGCCTTCTCGATGGCCGCGGGGGAGTACACCTCGGTCGCCTCCCAGCGCGAGCTGGTCGAGGCGGAGCTGGAGGTGGAGCGGCGGGAGCTGCGCAGGCACCCCAAGGACGAGCTGCTGGAGCTGGCCGCGCTCTACGAGTCCCGGGGCGTGGAACCGCGGCTCGCCCGTGAGGTGGCCGAGCAGCTGTCCCGGGACCCGGAACAGGCGCTGGAGATCCACGCCCGCGAGGAGCTGGGCGTGGACCCGGACGACCTGCCGTCCCCCACGGTCGCCGCCATCTCCTCGTTCGGCTCCTTCGCGCTGGGCGCGCTGCTGCCGGTGCTGCCGTACCTGCTGGGCGCCACCGCGCTGTGGCCCGCGGTGATCCTGGCGCTGATCGGGCTGTTCGCCTGCGGCGCGGTCGTCGCCCGGGTGACCGCGCGCAGCTGGTGGTACAGCGGCCTGCGCCAGCTGGCGCTGGGCGGCGCGGCGGCGGGTGTGACCTACGCCCTGGGTGCCCTGTTCGGCACCGCCGTGGGCTGA
- a CDS encoding DsbA family protein yields the protein MSDRSGRSDRSGEGGGQRGARARMREQQERDRAREKRRRVLIVAALGVVVLGAAALIGVLLSGDDDDEPGGPVTPPKGATGRDRLVIPAGPANAPATLTIYEDFRCPACKQFEEAFRDTIHDLQDAGRLRTEYRLVTIIDGNLGGTGSRNAANAAACAQDAGRFTAYHDLLYTHQPEETDDAFADKGRLIDLAGRVDGLDTEAFRRCVHRGTHDSWVEKSADAFAGSGHDSTPTVLLDGEDIYGDRNEPLTPRRLRQLVDRAAGE from the coding sequence GTGAGCGACAGAAGCGGCAGAAGTGACAGAAGCGGCGAGGGCGGCGGGCAGCGCGGCGCCCGGGCCCGGATGCGGGAGCAGCAGGAGCGCGACCGGGCCCGCGAGAAGCGCCGCCGGGTGCTGATCGTGGCGGCCCTGGGGGTGGTCGTGCTCGGCGCCGCGGCCCTCATCGGCGTCCTGCTCTCCGGTGACGACGACGACGAACCCGGCGGCCCGGTGACCCCGCCGAAGGGCGCCACCGGCCGGGACCGGCTGGTGATCCCGGCCGGCCCGGCAAACGCCCCGGCCACCCTCACCATCTACGAGGACTTCCGCTGCCCGGCCTGCAAGCAGTTCGAGGAGGCCTTCCGCGACACCATCCACGACCTCCAGGACGCCGGCCGGCTGCGCACCGAGTACCGCCTGGTCACCATCATCGACGGCAACCTGGGCGGCACGGGCTCCCGGAACGCCGCCAACGCGGCCGCCTGCGCCCAGGACGCGGGCCGGTTCACCGCCTACCACGACCTGCTCTACACCCACCAGCCGGAGGAGACCGACGACGCCTTCGCCGACAAGGGCCGCCTGATCGACCTGGCCGGGCGGGTCGACGGCCTGGACACCGAGGCCTTCCGGCGCTGCGTCCACCGGGGCACCCACGACAGCTGGGTGGAGAAGTCCGCCGACGCCTTCGCCGGGTCCGGCCACGACTCCACCCCGACGGTCCTGCTCGACGGCGAGGACATCTACGGCGACCGGAACGAGCCGCTCACCCCGCGCCGGCTGCGGCAGCTGGTGGACCGGGCGGCGGGGGAGTGA
- the trpA gene encoding tryptophan synthase subunit alpha, giving the protein MNGNIQLLTDTLAAAREEGRAALIAYLPAGFPTVDDGIAAATAVLDAGADVVEIGLPHSDPVLDGPVIQTADDIALRGGVRIADVMRTVREVHGATGKPVLVMTYWNPIDRYGVEHFTAELAEAGGAGCILPDLPVQESALWREHAGKHGLATVFVVAPSSRDERLAAITAAGSGFVYAASLMGVTGTRESVGREAESLVGRVRATTDLPVCVGLGVSDAAQAAEVAGFADGVIVGSAFVKRLLDAPDLPAGLAAVRTLAGELAQGVRRRA; this is encoded by the coding sequence GTGAACGGGAACATCCAGCTGCTGACCGACACCCTCGCCGCCGCCCGGGAGGAGGGCCGCGCCGCCCTCATCGCCTACCTGCCGGCCGGGTTCCCGACCGTGGACGACGGGATCGCCGCCGCGACGGCCGTGCTCGACGCCGGCGCCGACGTGGTGGAGATCGGGCTGCCGCACAGCGACCCGGTGCTCGACGGGCCGGTCATCCAGACCGCCGACGACATCGCGCTGCGCGGCGGGGTGCGGATCGCGGACGTGATGCGCACCGTTCGCGAGGTGCACGGCGCCACCGGCAAGCCGGTGCTGGTCATGACGTACTGGAACCCGATCGACCGGTACGGCGTGGAGCACTTCACCGCCGAGCTGGCCGAGGCCGGCGGCGCGGGCTGCATCCTGCCCGACCTGCCGGTGCAGGAGTCGGCGCTGTGGCGCGAGCACGCCGGCAAGCACGGGCTCGCCACGGTCTTCGTGGTGGCGCCCAGCAGCCGGGACGAGCGGCTGGCCGCCATCACCGCGGCCGGCAGCGGCTTCGTCTACGCGGCGTCCCTGATGGGCGTCACCGGCACCCGGGAGTCGGTGGGCCGGGAGGCGGAGAGCCTGGTGGGCCGGGTGCGGGCCACCACCGACCTGCCGGTCTGCGTGGGGCTCGGGGTCTCCGACGCCGCGCAGGCCGCCGAGGTGGCCGGCTTCGCCGACGGGGTGATCGTGGGCTCGGCGTTCGTCAAGCGGCTGCTGGACGCGCCGGACCTGCCCGCCGGGCTGGCCGCGGTCCGCACCCTCGCCGGGGAACTCGCCCAGGGGGTGCGGCGGCGGGCGTGA
- the trpB gene encoding tryptophan synthase subunit beta, translating to MSSDFFIPDPEGLVPTADGYFGAFGGTFIPEALVAAVDEVAVEYRKAKADPAFAAELEDLMVHYTGRPSALTEVPRFAGHAGGARIFLKREDLNHTGSHKINNVLGQALLTKRMGKTRVIAETGAGQHGVATATACALFGLECTIYMGEVDTERQALNVARMRMLGAEVVAVKSGSRTLKDAINEAFRDWVANVDRTHYLFGTVAGPHPFPAMVRDFHRVIGVEARRQILERTGRLPDAAIACVGGGSNAIGLFHAFIPDASVRLIGCEPAGHGVHTGEHAATLTAGEPGVLHGSRSYVLQDEEGQITEPYSISAGLDYPGVGPEHAYLKDSGRGEYRAVTDDAAMQALRLLSRTEGIIPAIESAHALAGALEVGRELGRDGLIVVNLSGRGDKDMDTAARYFNLYDTDAAVEPAATGGNGEIAEIRGDAE from the coding sequence ATGTCCTCTGACTTCTTCATCCCGGACCCCGAGGGTCTGGTCCCCACCGCCGACGGATACTTCGGCGCGTTCGGCGGCACGTTCATCCCCGAGGCGCTGGTGGCCGCGGTGGACGAGGTCGCCGTGGAGTACCGGAAGGCCAAGGCGGACCCCGCCTTCGCCGCCGAGCTGGAGGACCTGATGGTCCACTACACCGGCCGGCCCAGCGCCCTCACCGAGGTGCCCCGCTTCGCCGGGCACGCGGGCGGCGCCCGCATCTTCCTCAAGCGCGAGGACCTCAACCACACCGGATCCCACAAGATCAACAACGTGCTCGGGCAGGCCCTGCTCACCAAGCGGATGGGCAAGACCCGGGTGATCGCGGAGACCGGTGCCGGCCAGCACGGCGTCGCCACCGCCACCGCCTGCGCCCTCTTCGGCCTGGAGTGCACCATCTACATGGGCGAGGTGGACACCGAGCGGCAGGCGCTCAACGTCGCCCGGATGCGCATGCTCGGCGCCGAGGTGGTCGCCGTGAAGTCCGGCAGCCGCACCCTCAAGGACGCCATCAACGAGGCGTTCCGCGACTGGGTCGCCAACGTGGACCGCACCCACTACCTGTTCGGCACCGTCGCCGGCCCCCACCCCTTCCCCGCGATGGTGCGCGACTTCCACCGCGTCATCGGCGTGGAGGCCCGCCGGCAGATCCTGGAGCGGACCGGGCGGCTGCCCGACGCGGCCATCGCCTGCGTGGGCGGCGGCTCCAACGCCATCGGCCTCTTCCACGCCTTCATCCCGGACGCCTCGGTGCGCCTGATCGGCTGCGAACCGGCCGGCCACGGCGTGCACACCGGGGAGCACGCGGCGACCCTGACCGCGGGCGAGCCCGGCGTGCTGCACGGCTCCCGGTCCTACGTCCTGCAGGACGAGGAGGGCCAGATCACCGAGCCGTACTCCATCTCCGCGGGGCTGGACTACCCGGGCGTCGGCCCCGAGCACGCCTACCTCAAGGACAGCGGCCGGGGCGAGTACCGGGCCGTCACCGACGACGCGGCGATGCAGGCGCTGCGGCTGCTCTCCCGCACCGAGGGGATCATCCCGGCGATCGAGAGCGCGCACGCGCTCGCCGGGGCCCTGGAGGTCGGGCGGGAGCTCGGCCGCGACGGGCTGATCGTGGTCAACCTGTCCGGGCGCGGCGACAAGGACATGGACACCGCCGCCCGGTACTTCAACCTGTACGACACCGACGCGGCGGTGGAGCCCGCCGCGACCGGCGGCAACGGCGAGATCGCCGAGATCCGGGGGGACGCGGAGTGA
- the trpM gene encoding tryptophan biosynthesis modulator TrpM has translation MRAYARLAPGCRPRGCRAPARRVHGRRVRYHIGCEPGQINGMRWRTVADHRPSAG, from the coding sequence ATGCGGGCGTACGCGCGACTGGCTCCGGGGTGCCGTCCCCGGGGCTGCCGCGCGCCCGCCCGCCGGGTCCACGGCCGCCGGGTGCGCTACCACATCGGCTGTGAGCCGGGACAGATCAACGGCATGCGATGGCGCACGGTGGCCGACCACCGTCCGTCCGCCGGCTGA
- the trpC gene encoding indole-3-glycerol phosphate synthase TrpC, giving the protein MSVLDEIIDGVRADLAERQARVTLDELKERATKAPQAKDGAAALKGDDIKVICEVKRSSPSKGALAAIADPAGLAADYEAGGAAVISVLTEQRRFGGSLEDLEAVRARVDIPVLRKDFIVTSYQLWEARAYGADLALLIVAALDQPALVSLIERAESIGLTPLVEVHDEEEVARAVDAGARVIGVNARNLKTLEVDRNNFAQVAPEIPDHIVKVAESGVRGPHDLIAYANDGADAVLVGESLVTGRDPRTAVADLVAAGAHPALRHGRG; this is encoded by the coding sequence GTGAGTGTGCTCGACGAGATCATCGACGGTGTCCGCGCGGACCTCGCGGAGCGGCAGGCGCGGGTCACCCTCGACGAGCTCAAGGAGCGGGCCACCAAGGCGCCGCAGGCCAAGGACGGGGCCGCCGCGCTCAAGGGCGACGACATCAAGGTGATCTGCGAGGTGAAGCGCTCCAGCCCGTCCAAGGGCGCGCTCGCCGCCATCGCCGACCCGGCCGGGCTCGCCGCGGACTACGAGGCGGGCGGCGCGGCCGTCATCAGCGTGCTCACCGAACAGCGGCGCTTCGGCGGGTCCCTGGAGGACCTGGAGGCGGTCCGGGCCCGGGTGGACATCCCGGTGCTCCGCAAGGACTTCATCGTCACCTCCTACCAGCTGTGGGAGGCCCGCGCGTACGGCGCCGACCTCGCCCTGCTGATCGTCGCGGCCCTGGACCAGCCGGCGCTGGTCTCGCTGATCGAGCGGGCCGAGTCCATCGGCCTGACCCCGCTGGTCGAGGTGCACGACGAGGAAGAGGTCGCCCGCGCGGTGGACGCCGGGGCCCGCGTCATCGGCGTCAACGCCCGCAACCTCAAGACCCTGGAAGTCGACCGGAACAACTTCGCGCAGGTCGCGCCGGAGATCCCGGACCACATCGTCAAGGTGGCCGAGTCCGGGGTGCGCGGCCCGCACGACCTCATCGCCTACGCCAACGACGGTGCCGACGCGGTGCTCGTCGGTGAGTCCCTGGTGACCGGCCGGGACCCCAGGACCGCCGTCGCGGACCTGGTCGCGGCCGGCGCCCACCCGGCCCTGCGGCACGGACGGGGCTGA
- a CDS encoding DUF2752 domain-containing protein has translation MSRTPVRPPTAPVRPPAGPRPAGTARRLAAPLGALAAAAAAFTAVALVDPGEPGHYPVCPLLHHTGLLCPGCGGLRGAHALAHGDLTTALHANALALAGYLVLAGYWLRWLRCAAAGRPAPAPRPGTVHLWIAAVLTVLFTVVRNLDAGAALTP, from the coding sequence GTGAGCCGCACCCCGGTACGCCCGCCGACCGCCCCGGTGCGCCCGCCCGCCGGGCCCCGGCCGGCGGGCACCGCGCGCCGCCTGGCGGCCCCGCTGGGCGCGCTCGCCGCGGCGGCCGCGGCCTTCACCGCGGTGGCGCTGGTGGACCCCGGCGAACCGGGGCACTACCCGGTGTGCCCGCTGCTGCACCACACCGGCCTGCTCTGCCCCGGCTGCGGCGGTCTGCGCGGCGCGCACGCCCTGGCGCACGGGGACCTGACCACCGCCCTGCACGCCAACGCGCTCGCCCTCGCCGGCTACCTGGTCCTCGCCGGGTACTGGCTGAGGTGGCTGCGGTGCGCCGCCGCCGGCCGCCCGGCGCCCGCCCCGCGGCCCGGCACCGTCCACCTGTGGATCGCGGCGGTGCTGACGGTCCTGTTCACGGTGGTCCGCAACCTGGACGCCGGGGCCGCTCTGACGCCCTGA
- a CDS encoding HGxxPAAW family protein gives MAGNNHGHTPAAWTGVIIAFIGFCVSAAFTVMAEPVGFWVGLGIVAVGGIVGLAMRMAGMGQQPRRSAAQQARTPQGA, from the coding sequence ATGGCGGGTAACAACCACGGCCACACCCCGGCCGCGTGGACCGGCGTCATCATCGCCTTCATCGGCTTCTGCGTGTCCGCGGCCTTCACCGTGATGGCCGAGCCGGTCGGCTTCTGGGTGGGGCTGGGCATCGTCGCCGTCGGCGGCATCGTGGGCCTGGCCATGCGGATGGCCGGCATGGGCCAGCAGCCGCGCCGCTCGGCCGCGCAGCAGGCCCGGACCCCGCAGGGCGCCTGA
- a CDS encoding anthranilate synthase component I encodes MDLDTFRALAADRRVIPVSRRLLADGDTPVGLYRKLAAERPGTFLLESAENGRSWSRYSFIGVRSSAALTERDGRAHWLGTPPVGVPTDGDPLQALRATVETLHTPPVPEAGAGLPPFTGGMVGYLGYDIVRRLERIGDSGRDELRLPELTMLLTSDLAVLDHWDGTVLLIANAINHNDLDTGVDEAYADAVARLDAMAADLARPVPTAPTALPPSELPPFTTAWGGTDYQAAVEEIKERIRAGEAFQVVPSQRFETPCTASALDVYRVLRATNPSPYMYLFRFPDENGTAFDVVGSSPEALVKVERGRAMLHPIAGTRPRGATPRADAALAEELLADPKERAEHLMLVDLGRNDLGRVCEPGSVEVVDFMSVERYSHVMHIVSTVTGTLAPGRSAFDVLTACFPAGTLSGAPKPRAMQIIEELEPTRRGLYGGCVGYLDFAGDSDTAIAIRTALLRDGTAYVQAGAGVVADSDPVAEDTECRNKAAAVLRAVHTANQLSG; translated from the coding sequence ATGGATCTCGACACCTTCCGCGCGCTGGCGGCCGACCGCCGGGTCATCCCGGTGAGCCGCAGGCTGCTCGCCGACGGCGACACACCGGTCGGCCTGTACCGCAAGCTCGCCGCCGAACGGCCCGGCACCTTCCTGCTGGAGTCGGCGGAGAACGGCCGGTCCTGGTCCCGCTACTCGTTCATCGGCGTCCGCAGCTCCGCCGCCCTCACCGAACGGGACGGCCGCGCCCACTGGCTGGGCACCCCGCCGGTGGGGGTGCCCACCGACGGAGACCCGCTCCAGGCGCTGCGCGCCACCGTCGAGACCCTGCACACCCCGCCGGTGCCCGAGGCGGGCGCCGGCCTGCCCCCGTTCACCGGCGGCATGGTCGGCTACCTCGGCTACGACATCGTCCGCCGCCTGGAGCGCATCGGCGACAGCGGCCGGGACGAACTGCGGCTGCCCGAACTGACGATGCTGCTCACCTCGGACCTGGCGGTGCTGGACCACTGGGACGGCACCGTCCTGCTGATCGCCAACGCCATCAACCACAACGACCTCGACACCGGGGTGGACGAGGCGTACGCCGACGCCGTCGCCCGGCTGGACGCCATGGCCGCCGACCTGGCACGCCCGGTCCCCACCGCGCCCACCGCCCTGCCGCCCTCGGAACTGCCGCCGTTCACCACCGCCTGGGGCGGCACGGACTACCAGGCGGCGGTCGAGGAGATCAAGGAGCGCATCCGGGCCGGCGAGGCGTTCCAGGTGGTCCCCTCCCAGCGCTTCGAGACCCCGTGCACGGCGAGCGCGCTCGACGTCTACCGGGTGCTGCGGGCCACCAACCCCAGCCCGTACATGTACCTGTTCCGGTTCCCCGACGAGAACGGCACCGCCTTCGACGTCGTCGGCTCCAGCCCGGAGGCGCTGGTCAAGGTCGAGCGGGGCCGGGCGATGCTGCACCCCATCGCCGGCACCCGGCCGCGCGGCGCCACCCCCCGGGCGGACGCCGCCCTCGCCGAGGAGCTGCTCGCCGACCCCAAGGAGCGGGCCGAGCACCTGATGCTGGTCGACCTGGGCCGCAACGACCTGGGCCGGGTCTGCGAGCCCGGCAGCGTCGAGGTGGTGGACTTCATGTCGGTGGAGCGCTACAGCCACGTGATGCACATCGTCTCCACCGTCACCGGCACGCTCGCCCCGGGCCGCTCCGCCTTCGACGTCCTGACCGCGTGCTTCCCCGCCGGCACCCTCTCCGGGGCGCCCAAGCCGCGCGCCATGCAGATCATCGAGGAACTGGAGCCGACCCGGCGCGGACTGTACGGCGGCTGCGTCGGCTACCTGGACTTCGCCGGCGACTCGGACACCGCGATCGCGATCCGCACCGCGCTGCTGCGCGACGGCACCGCCTATGTGCAGGCGGGCGCCGGGGTGGTGGCCGACTCCGACCCGGTCGCCGAGGACACCGAGTGCCGCAACAAGGCCGCGGCGGTGCTGCGGGCGGTGCACACCGCCAACCAGCTGTCCGGCTGA
- the hisI gene encoding phosphoribosyl-AMP cyclohydrolase, producing MTGSERPAARAAEVPSPLDPALAARLKRNADGLVPAIAQQYDTGEVLMLGWMDDEALHRTLTTGRCTYWSRSRQEYWVKGDTSGHVQHVKSVALDCDADTILVKVDQVGAACHTGDRTCFDSGQLPLEQ from the coding sequence ATGACCGGCTCCGAACGCCCCGCGGCCCGCGCCGCCGAGGTGCCCTCCCCGCTCGACCCGGCGCTCGCCGCGCGGCTGAAGCGCAACGCCGACGGACTCGTCCCCGCCATCGCCCAGCAGTACGACACCGGGGAGGTGCTGATGCTCGGGTGGATGGACGACGAGGCGCTGCACCGCACCCTCACCACCGGCCGCTGCACCTACTGGAGCCGCAGCCGCCAGGAGTACTGGGTCAAGGGCGACACCTCCGGCCACGTCCAGCACGTGAAGTCGGTGGCGCTGGACTGCGACGCGGACACCATCCTGGTCAAGGTGGACCAGGTGGGCGCCGCCTGCCACACCGGGGACCGCACCTGCTTCGATTCCGGTCAGCTGCCGCTGGAGCAGTAG
- a CDS encoding septum formation family protein, whose translation MAAVAAGAVAAAALVAGGVLYALGDDGDDGGRPAAAGSSAASATGTPSAPPSSPAAGPSGTEDPGRGAPLGGGPGDGSDEPDASSSPTDSGTDSSAPAVPYVALEPGQCFDHPGLDSTVTRVEIRSCDGPHDGEVIANETLTGTFGTEQEIQQKALGLCRADAEKRLADLPRDKTFYYYALYPSRETYARGQDRVSCSLTLSASVDGPKLQEPLPG comes from the coding sequence GTGGCGGCCGTCGCGGCGGGCGCGGTGGCCGCGGCGGCGCTGGTGGCCGGCGGGGTGCTGTACGCACTGGGCGACGACGGCGACGACGGGGGCAGGCCGGCCGCCGCCGGTTCCTCCGCCGCGTCCGCCACCGGCACGCCCTCCGCCCCGCCGAGTTCCCCGGCGGCCGGGCCGTCGGGCACCGAGGACCCGGGGCGGGGCGCCCCGCTGGGCGGCGGTCCGGGGGACGGCTCCGACGAACCGGACGCCTCGTCCTCCCCCACCGACTCCGGCACCGACTCCTCCGCCCCGGCGGTGCCGTACGTGGCGCTGGAGCCGGGGCAGTGCTTCGACCACCCCGGTCTGGACAGCACGGTGACCCGGGTGGAGATCCGCTCCTGCGACGGTCCGCACGACGGTGAGGTCATCGCCAACGAGACGCTGACCGGCACCTTCGGCACCGAGCAGGAGATCCAGCAGAAGGCTCTGGGCCTGTGCCGGGCGGACGCCGAGAAGCGCCTGGCGGACCTGCCGCGGGACAAGACCTTCTACTACTACGCGCTCTACCCGTCCCGGGAGACCTACGCCCGGGGCCAGGACCGGGTGTCGTGTTCGCTGACGCTCAGCGCCTCCGTGGACGGCCCCAAGCTCCAGGAGCCGCTGCCCGGCTGA
- a CDS encoding PucR family transcriptional regulator has product MSGDQSTIAPGGTPPHRRLASATHDLSARVLEELVARVPAYRGLPRERLRAEIGRTVEYGVRALTRVLDTGRLPAPEQLARIRESAARRAEDGVPLEAVLSAYHLGAQLCLDRLAATAGPADLPSVLAVHRLVLRCLDLLSSAASAGYAAERRAAAGDAHAARRSLLADLLEGAPAPAAARRAGVRLPACYLVLGLRFGPHPQELRPGADPVAAARRKLRRARAELERHVAGDAPALFAADGGVALVPREVPGTGPAGKDWDWLSSVVRHMSQVSGAEIWAGAVAAAPEEVAEAAPLAGQVCETATVFDRPPGLYRLADVALEYQLTRPGPAREELAALLAPLTGRPELLETLRVFMAGPVDRRRTAAALQVHPNTVDYRLRKVAALTGLDTSRPADLPTIRAALIAHRVSAR; this is encoded by the coding sequence ATGAGCGGCGACCAGAGCACGATCGCGCCGGGCGGCACCCCGCCGCACCGGCGGCTCGCCTCCGCGACGCACGATCTGTCGGCCCGGGTGCTGGAGGAACTGGTCGCCCGCGTCCCGGCCTACCGCGGTCTGCCCCGGGAGCGGCTGCGCGCCGAGATCGGCCGCACCGTGGAGTACGGGGTGCGCGCGCTGACCCGGGTGCTCGACACCGGCCGGCTCCCGGCACCCGAACAGCTCGCACGGATACGGGAGTCGGCGGCCCGGCGGGCGGAGGACGGCGTTCCGCTGGAGGCGGTGCTCAGCGCCTACCACCTGGGCGCGCAGCTGTGCCTGGACCGGCTGGCCGCCACCGCCGGGCCGGCCGACCTGCCGTCGGTCCTCGCCGTGCACCGGCTGGTGCTTCGCTGCCTGGACCTGCTGTCGTCGGCGGCCTCGGCCGGGTACGCGGCGGAGCGCCGGGCGGCGGCCGGGGACGCGCACGCCGCCCGGCGGTCGCTGCTGGCGGACCTCCTGGAGGGCGCGCCCGCGCCGGCCGCGGCCCGCCGCGCGGGTGTCCGGCTGCCGGCCTGCTACCTGGTGCTCGGGCTGCGGTTCGGACCGCACCCGCAGGAGCTGCGGCCGGGCGCCGATCCGGTGGCGGCCGCACGGCGGAAGCTGCGCCGGGCCCGCGCGGAGCTGGAGCGGCACGTGGCCGGGGACGCGCCGGCGCTGTTCGCCGCCGACGGCGGGGTCGCCCTGGTGCCGCGCGAGGTGCCCGGCACCGGTCCGGCCGGAAAGGACTGGGACTGGCTCTCCTCGGTGGTGCGGCACATGAGCCAGGTGTCCGGCGCCGAGATCTGGGCCGGGGCGGTGGCGGCGGCGCCGGAGGAGGTGGCCGAGGCCGCCCCGCTGGCGGGGCAGGTGTGCGAGACGGCCACCGTCTTCGACCGGCCGCCGGGGCTGTACCGGCTGGCCGACGTGGCACTGGAGTACCAGCTCACCCGCCCCGGGCCGGCCCGCGAGGAGCTGGCCGCGCTGCTGGCGCCGCTGACCGGGCGGCCGGAGCTGCTGGAGACGCTGCGCGTGTTCATGGCCGGGCCGGTGGACCGCCGGCGGACCGCCGCCGCGCTCCAGGTGCACCCCAACACCGTGGACTACCGGCTGCGGAAGGTGGCCGCGCTCACCGGTCTGGACACCAGCCGGCCGGCCGATCTGCCGACGATCCGGGCCGCGCTCATCGCGCACCGGGTGAGCGCCCGGTGA
- a CDS encoding TIGR03085 family metal-binding protein, with protein sequence MSTHAQRERLLLADLLEAAGPQAPTLCEGWTTRDLAAHLVVRERRADAATGALFKPLAARLERVQAEFAAKPYEELIQLIRTGPPRLSPFALKQIDEAANTVEFFVHGEDVRRAEPDWTPRPVDPVLADVLWSRIERAARLFARRCPVGLVLRRPDGRTAVARRGTPVVTATGEPAELLLLLYGRQQVAQVALDGDKEAVERLHEARLGL encoded by the coding sequence ATGTCCACCCATGCCCAGCGCGAACGACTGCTCCTCGCCGATCTCCTGGAGGCGGCCGGCCCGCAGGCCCCGACGCTCTGCGAAGGCTGGACCACCCGGGACCTCGCCGCCCACCTGGTGGTCCGGGAACGCCGTGCCGACGCCGCCACCGGAGCGCTGTTCAAGCCGCTGGCGGCGCGGCTGGAGCGGGTGCAGGCCGAGTTCGCCGCCAAGCCGTACGAGGAGCTGATCCAGCTCATCCGCACCGGGCCGCCCCGGCTCTCCCCGTTCGCCCTGAAGCAGATCGACGAGGCGGCGAACACGGTGGAGTTCTTCGTGCACGGCGAGGACGTCCGCCGGGCGGAGCCGGACTGGACGCCGCGCCCGGTCGATCCGGTCCTCGCCGATGTGCTGTGGTCGCGGATCGAGCGCGCCGCCCGGCTGTTCGCCCGCCGCTGCCCGGTCGGGCTGGTGCTCCGCCGCCCCGACGGCCGCACCGCGGTCGCCCGCCGCGGCACCCCGGTGGTGACCGCGACCGGCGAACCGGCCGAGCTGCTGCTCCTGCTGTACGGCCGTCAGCAGGTGGCCCAGGTCGCGCTGGACGGTGACAAGGAGGCGGTGGAGCGGCTCCACGAGGCCCGGCTGGGTCTGTGA